A single window of Rubripirellula lacrimiformis DNA harbors:
- a CDS encoding peroxiredoxin family protein, whose protein sequence is MKMIPHLALAAVALSLTVSHSVSAQTTTGTPVDAAKKQLAVGQTAKDFQLPSVGGELSGNVKLSEVNADGPVVLVVLRGFPGYQCPACSAQVGDFIKLADKFAAKNARVLMVYPGPASQLGSHADDFLKGTKLPKPLTFLLDPGFQFTNAYGLRWDAPRETAYPSTIVLDASGKITYAKISATHGGRANAAEVLKAL, encoded by the coding sequence ATGAAAATGATTCCGCACCTTGCGCTTGCTGCCGTCGCACTCTCGCTGACCGTGTCTCACTCTGTTTCTGCACAAACGACCACCGGCACGCCTGTCGACGCCGCAAAGAAGCAGCTTGCAGTAGGGCAAACCGCCAAAGATTTTCAGTTGCCATCGGTCGGTGGAGAACTTTCGGGCAACGTGAAACTTAGCGAAGTGAACGCCGATGGGCCCGTGGTCTTGGTCGTGCTGCGAGGTTTCCCGGGCTACCAGTGTCCCGCATGCTCTGCCCAGGTAGGTGACTTCATCAAGTTGGCTGACAAATTCGCTGCGAAAAATGCACGAGTCCTCATGGTCTACCCGGGGCCAGCTTCACAACTGGGATCGCATGCGGACGATTTTTTGAAGGGCACGAAATTGCCCAAGCCGTTGACCTTCCTGTTGGACCCTGGATTTCAGTTCACCAATGCATACGGGCTGCGTTGGGATGCACCACGTGAGACCGCCTATCCATCGACGATCGTCCTGGATGCATCGGGAAAGATCACCTACGCCAAGATCAGCGCCACCCACGGCGGCCGTGCCAACGCAGCCGAAGTTCTGAAAGCACTGTAA
- a CDS encoding potassium/proton antiporter, protein MLSIETLILITGILLLLGIASNKFSARMGVPVLFVFLVVGMLAGSEGLGGIEFENYSMAHGIGTVALCLILFDGGIRTPFQSIRSAWKPAGVLATVGVFITALITGLAAAWILGLTVLQGLLLGSIVGSTDASVVFSVLRGGGVNIRPKLANTLEVESGSNDPMAIFLTIGLIQVLTGEVPLGIGLVTLFLNQIILGTIVGLFVGWAGSLILRYIRLDAAGLYPVMATALGLFSFGFAAQLGGSGFLAVYLTGIVIGNQRPVFHRGILLFHDVIAWICQILMFTALGILSFPSRLVEVAVPAILISIVLIFVARPIAVFLCAAPFKFAFRELTFLSWVGLKGAVPITLATFPMLADLEGASVMFDTVFFVVLVSALVQGWTLPAVARYLKLEVPTRLPPPVTLEISSLRNVDGDIVDYFVDEECQAAGCMLKQLALPDGVVIALIVRDEQIIPPQGGSMLLSGDHAIVVLRPQVRALVDRVFAHRKSPPKELPAEFEFPLRGSIKVHDLEQFYGVKLDAEMGATLDQTLRDRIAKEDLKVGSAVRYEQIMLTVRGLSSDGTIEYVGMTILPVAAAKVTTDANDKSDEGPGKSESPDS, encoded by the coding sequence ATGTTAAGCATCGAAACACTGATTCTGATCACCGGTATTCTGTTGTTATTGGGGATTGCGTCGAACAAGTTTTCGGCTCGCATGGGCGTGCCCGTTCTGTTCGTCTTTTTGGTCGTCGGGATGCTAGCCGGATCCGAGGGGTTGGGCGGCATCGAGTTCGAAAACTACTCGATGGCCCATGGGATCGGGACAGTCGCCCTCTGTTTGATTCTGTTCGATGGCGGAATCCGGACGCCGTTCCAGTCGATCCGGTCCGCTTGGAAGCCGGCGGGAGTGCTTGCGACCGTCGGGGTTTTCATCACCGCATTGATTACGGGGTTAGCGGCGGCGTGGATTCTTGGGTTGACGGTGCTGCAGGGGTTATTGCTGGGCAGCATTGTCGGTTCGACCGATGCATCGGTGGTGTTTTCGGTGCTGCGCGGCGGTGGCGTCAATATCCGACCCAAGTTGGCCAATACGCTAGAGGTGGAAAGCGGATCGAACGACCCGATGGCGATCTTTTTGACGATCGGCTTGATCCAGGTCCTCACCGGCGAGGTGCCACTGGGCATTGGGTTGGTGACGTTGTTTTTGAATCAGATCATTTTGGGCACCATCGTCGGTCTGTTCGTGGGCTGGGCCGGATCGTTGATCCTGCGATACATCCGCTTGGATGCGGCCGGTTTGTACCCTGTGATGGCAACCGCGTTGGGTCTGTTTTCGTTCGGATTTGCGGCCCAGTTGGGCGGCAGCGGATTTTTGGCGGTGTACCTCACTGGCATCGTGATCGGCAACCAACGTCCGGTTTTTCACCGCGGCATCCTGTTGTTTCATGACGTGATCGCTTGGATCTGCCAAATCTTGATGTTCACCGCGTTGGGGATTTTGTCATTCCCAAGTCGGTTGGTCGAAGTCGCTGTGCCGGCGATCCTGATTTCGATCGTGTTGATCTTTGTCGCGCGACCGATCGCGGTTTTTCTATGTGCGGCGCCATTCAAGTTTGCATTTCGCGAATTGACGTTCCTGTCCTGGGTGGGGCTCAAGGGCGCCGTCCCCATTACGCTGGCCACCTTTCCGATGTTGGCCGATTTGGAGGGGGCGTCGGTGATGTTCGATACGGTCTTCTTTGTGGTCTTGGTGTCGGCGTTGGTACAGGGGTGGACTCTGCCGGCTGTTGCTCGATACCTGAAATTGGAAGTTCCAACCAGGTTGCCGCCGCCGGTGACGCTGGAAATTAGTTCGCTAAGAAACGTAGACGGCGACATCGTCGATTATTTTGTGGACGAAGAATGCCAGGCCGCTGGCTGCATGCTGAAACAACTGGCATTGCCCGACGGTGTCGTGATCGCACTGATCGTCCGCGACGAGCAGATCATTCCGCCGCAAGGCGGGTCGATGCTGCTAAGCGGTGACCATGCGATCGTGGTGCTGCGTCCCCAGGTACGCGCTTTGGTGGATCGGGTGTTTGCGCATCGCAAGAGTCCGCCGAAAGAACTGCCCGCGGAGTTCGAGTTCCCGCTGCGGGGGTCTATCAAGGTCCATGACTTGGAACAGTTCTATGGAGTCAAGCTGGATGCGGAAATGGGCGCGACGCTTGATCAGACTTTGCGAGATCGGATTGCCAAAGAAGACCTGAAGGTTGGTTCGGCAGTCCGCTACGAACAGATCATGTTGACCGTCCGCGGTTTGTCGTCCGACGGAACGATCGAATACGTGGGCATGACAATCTTGCCCGTTGCCGCGGCCAAAGTCACCACGGATGCGAACGACAAGTCGGACGAAGGGCCGGGCAAGTCCGAATCACCCGATTCGTGA